Genomic segment of Oncorhynchus tshawytscha isolate Ot180627B unplaced genomic scaffold, Otsh_v2.0 Un_contig_11733_pilon_pilon, whole genome shotgun sequence:
taggggctagggtgtaggggttagggtgtaggggttagggtgtaggggttagggtgtaggggttagggtgcaggggttagggtgtaggggttagggtgtaggggttagggtgtaggggttaggggataGTATATGTTGGTGTTGTCAATAataacaggagagaaagaggcctccatcacttccTGGGCTGAGGACACATCAACACCATGTTATTCAATGGGACACAGAGACCATTTAcatggttagggtgtaggggttagggtgtaggggggtagggtgtagggtgtatgggttagggtgtaggggttagggtgtaggggttagggtgtaggggttagggtgtaggggttagggtgtaggggttaggggataggggttagggtgtaggggtaggggtgtaggggtaggggtagggtgttagggtgtaggggtagggtgtaggggctatcacttaggggttagggtcaggggttacaCCATGTATTCAATGGGGTTAGGGTGTAGAAAGGGTTACTTCctggggtgtaggggttagggtgtaggggctagaggtgtaggggttagggtgtaggggttagggtgtaggggttagggtgcaggggttagggtgtaggggttagggtgtaggggttaggggggaTAGTATATGTTGGTGTTGTCAATAataacaggagagaaagaggcctccatcacttccTGGGCTGAGGACACATCAACACCATGTTATTCAATGGGACACAGAGACCATTTAcatggttagggtgtaggggtgtagggtgtaggggttagggttaggggttagggtgtaggggttagggtttaggctgttagggtgtaggggttagggtgtaggctGTTAGGGTGTaggctgtaggggttagggtgtaggggttagttagggtgtaggggttagggtgtataCCTCTAGCGTGGTTCCATTCGTGGGCCTCCCCTAAAGCTGAGGGGTCGTAGCGATAGTCCCCATGACGACAGAAATAATCATCCGTGCTCAACACCACCCCATGTGGGTTCTGTTCCAGCatggccctacacacacacacacacacacacacagggataacacacacacacacagggataacacacacacacagagataacacacacacacacacaggaataacacacgcatgcaagcacacacgaTTATTGGTGAGTGTGGTTAACATtattgtaaacacacacacacacacacacacacccatccaacCCCCCCCGCCCaccccctatacacacacacacctaacacgcCCCCTTACCGGGCCAGGGTGGACTTGCCCGACCCAGGAGCTCCCTAGCGTAGCAGCACTAGGACACGCCCCTCCAGCCGGAGCCTACCATGTTGCCCAGAGAGGAGGGGTGCTCTGGGGCCAGCAGACACACCCCCTGTCCAAGACCTGGGTACGGTTGCGGCTTGACCGACAGGGCCCTGGGCCAACCAGTGGGAGGCGGGTGTGGCTCGGGTGTGCCAGGAGGAGGGGCTTAGCGCTACAGGGACGATAAATGCCGGCCCCGTTGCCTGATTTCCGCGGACATGCGGTTGGAACTCCGGCGCTCGAGTATTCCAGAACGGCGGGTTGTTGAGTCGCTCTTCTTCTCCTGCGACGCTCGTCTTCGTCCTCGCCCCCCCTTACTACGCCACCTGGTGGTACGGTCCGCTCGCCCTCTGGATGAACAGTGAACTGGTCCAGTTTCCTGTATGCCTGGAATGCAGAGGGGCGATCGGCGGCCCCTGGGTCCAAAAGCAGGCTGGGTTTTGTTCTGTCCGTCTCGGATGGCGATGAAGTCAGATGACTGAAATCCAGTGTTGACCGTTGCCGCCGGTAACCGGCTGCTCCTCCAGAGAAGTTGAGACTCAGGTCAGAGACAGGGGAGTGAGGTCCGCTAGCCTGCCCAGCTGAGAACACCCTGTCTGGGCATGGCTGGTCCCCTGGGAGCCCCCCTCCTGGAGGCTGAGGCTCTTGGGCTGGACTGGAGCGGCTGTGGCAGGGCCTGCTGCTGGGCGCCCGGGGGCTGaacgaggaaggagagggaagagacggatgaggaagaggaggagtgaagaTCACCGTGGTCCCTCTCTCCAGCTTCCTGCTGTATGGTAAGATTCTCCAGCTCACGGTCGATCAGAACATCAAACTCTTCTGTCAAGTCAGTGGTCAGGTCCTGGTTATCTTCGCTGCGGAGAGGAGGGGCCCGtcggggaggggagagggggacagctGACTCCCCCGTAGGAGGGTGGGGGTGAAGGTCTGGTTCGGAGGAGTTGTGTTGGGGGCTGAGGAGAGCTGCGGTAAGCTCAAAcccggagaggaggggagggagggggccaACATGCTCAGCTGCTACAGACAGCTCCAGGAGAGAATCCATCGCATTCTCAACTACAGGAAGAGACAtggaaggagaaaagagagagagaaaagagagagagaaagaaagagagagagagagaaagagagagaaagagagagaaaaagagagagagagagaagagagagagaaaaaagagagagagaaaagagagagagagagagagaaagagagagaaaaagagagagagagagagagagagagagagagagagagaaaaagagagagagagaaagagagagagagagagagagagagagagagagaaagagagagagagagagaaaaagagagagagagagagagagagaaaaagagagagagagagagagaaagagagagagagaaaaagagagagagagaaagagagagagagagagagagagaaagagagagagagagagagaaagggaacagttggttaaatTAACTCTTTAGCCGTGTGTgacatgtacagtcgtggccaaaagttttgaagatgacacaaatattaatttccacaaagttttgctgcttcagtgtctttagatatttttgtcagatgttactatggaatactgaagtataattacaagcatttcataagtatcaaaggcttttattgacaattacatgaagttgatgcaaagagtcaatatttgcagagttgacccttctttttcaagacctctgcaatccgccctggcatgctgtcattaacttctgggccacatcctgactgatggcagcccattcttgcataatcaatgcttggggtttgtcagaatttgtggggttttgtttttccacctgcctcttgaggattgaccacaagttctcaatggggttaagttctggggagtttcctggccatggacgcaaaatatcaatgttttgttccctgagccgcttagttatcacttttgccttatggcaaggtgctcatgctggaaaaggcattgttcatcaccaaactgttcctggatggttgggagaagttgctctcagggGGGATGTGtgggtaccattctttattcatggctgtgttcttaggcaaaattgtgagtgagcccactcccttggctgagaagcaaccccacacatgaatggtctcaggatgctttactgttggcatgacacaggactgatggtagcgctcactttgacttctctggacaagcttttttccagatgccccaaacaatcagaaaggggattcatcagagaaaatgactttacaccagtcctcagcagtccaatccctgtaccttttgcagaatatcagtctgtccctgatgtttttccaagagagaagtggcttctttgctgcccttcttgacaccaggtcatcccccaaaagtcttcgcctcactgtgcatgcagatgcactcagacctgcctgctgccattcctgagcaagctctgtactggtggaaccccgatcccgcagctgaatcaactttaggagacggtcctggcgcttgctagactttcttgggcgccctgaagccttcttcacaacaattgaacagctcttcttgaagttcttgatgatctgaaaaatggttgatttaggtgcagtcttactggcagcaatatccttgcctgtgaagccctttttgtgaaaAGCGATGATGAcgacacgtgtttccttgcaggtaaccatggtggacagaggaagaacaacgaTTCCAAGTAcaaccctccttttgaagcttccagtctgttattcgaactcaatcagcatgacagagtgatctccagccttgtcctcgtcaacactcacacctgtgataacgagagaatcactgacatgatgtcagctggtccttttgtggcagggctgaaatgcagtggaaatgttttttgggggggattcagttcatttgtatggcaaagagggactttgcaattaattgcaattcatctgatcactcttcataacattctggagtatatgcaaattgcctgtagtcccaatatgtactgttgaactgtagtctcaatatgtactgttgaactgtagtcccaatatgtactgtagtctcaatatgtactgttgaactgtagtcccaatatgtactgttgtactgtagtcccaatatgtactgttgaactgtagtcccaatatgtactgttgaactgtagtcccaatatgtactgtagtcccaatatgtactgttgaactgtagtcccaatatgtactgttgtactgtagtcccaatatgtactgttgaactgtagtcccaatgtactgttgaactgtagtcccaatatgtactgttgaactgtagtcccaatatgtactgtagtcccaatatgtactgttgaactgtagtcccaatatgtactgtagtcccaatatgtactgttgaactgtagtcccaatatgtactgtagtcccaatatgtactgttgaactgtagtcccaatatgtactgtatcccaatatgtactgttgaactgtagtcccaatatgtactgtagtcccaatatgtactgtagtcccaatatgtactgttgaactgtagtcccaatatgtactgttgaactgtagtcccaatatgtactgttgaactgtagtcccaatatgtactgtagtctcAATATGTACTGtagaactgtagtcccaatatgtactgtagtctcaatatgtactgttgaactgtagtcccaatatgtactggtGAACTGTAGTCTCAATATGTACTGttgtactgtagtcccaatatgtactgttgaactgtagtcccaatatgtactgttgaactgtagtcccaatatgtactgttgaactgtagtcccaatatgtactgttgaactgtagtcccagtatgtactgttgaactgtagtcccaatatgtactgttgaactgtagtcccaatatgtactgttgaactgtagtcccaatatgtactgtagtccctatatgtactgtagtccctatatgtactgttgaactgtagtcccaatatgtactgtagtcccaatatgtactgtagtctcaatatgtactgttgaactgtagtcccaatatgtactggtGAACTGTAGTCTCAATATGTACAGttgtactgtagtcccaatatgtactgttgaactgtagtcccaatatgtactgttgaactgtagtcccaatatgtactgttgtactgtagtcccaatatgtactgttgaactgtagtcccaatatgtactgttgaactgtagtcccaatatgtattGTTGTCtgaatatgtactgttgaactgtagtcccaatatgtactgttgaactgtagtcccaatatgtactgtagtcccaatatgtactgttgtactgtagtcccaatatgtactgttgaactgtcgtcccaatatgtactgttgaactgtcgtcccaatatgtactgtagtcccaatatgtactgttgaactgtagtcccaatatgtactgttgtctcaatatgtactgttgaactgtagtcctaatatgtactgttgaactgtagtcccaatatgtactctagtcccaatatgtactgtagaactgtag
This window contains:
- the LOC121843738 gene encoding NEDD4-binding protein 2-like: MPRKKKHGHSPARVPGLSNDINNRIPGTSDGAPLSRSEFNTGTNSHDYGSTNMLVSTNSGDISATSQDKDEIVRTMKEMFCHLDPEVLYIVLAECDFKVENAMDSLLELSVAAEHVGPLPPLLSGFELTAALLSPQHNSSEPDLHPHPPTGESAVPLSPPRRAPPLRSEDNQDLTTDLTEEFDVLIDRELENLTIQQEAGERDHGDLHSSSSSSVSSLSFLVQPPGAQQQALPQPLQSSPRASASRRGAPRGPAMPRQGVLSWAG